The Bacillus sp. Y1 genome has a window encoding:
- the ribF gene encoding bifunctional riboflavin kinase/FAD synthetase, producing MEVLNITHPHQFSKDMFQPMVVALGYFDGVHLGHKRVIDTASKIAKEKGIKSAVMTFTPHPSVVLKKVEKVEYITPLEEKIKIISEQQVDYLFVVNFTSEFANLLPQEFVDQYLIELGAVHVVAGFDYSYGKLGKGTMETLPFHSRQAFTFTVVPKLESHDEKISSTLIRDNIKNGQLETLPELLGRYYTTTGIVVHGDKRGRTIGFPTANIDLNEEYILPPLGVHAVRMLVNGKWQEGVCNIGFKPTFKKEKSNRPSVEVHIFDFDEQIYGEYVTIEWHKYLRSEQKFTGIDELVAQIERDKQNSLLYFENSKTKPCNLS from the coding sequence GTGGAAGTTTTAAATATTACACATCCTCATCAATTCTCAAAGGATATGTTTCAACCAATGGTCGTTGCTCTTGGTTATTTTGATGGGGTACATTTAGGACATAAGAGAGTGATCGATACGGCTTCGAAAATAGCCAAGGAAAAGGGAATAAAAAGTGCGGTTATGACATTTACTCCGCATCCATCAGTTGTACTTAAAAAGGTGGAAAAAGTTGAGTATATTACCCCGTTAGAAGAAAAGATCAAAATTATTTCTGAACAACAGGTTGATTACTTATTTGTTGTCAATTTTACAAGTGAATTTGCCAACCTACTGCCACAGGAGTTTGTCGACCAATACTTAATCGAACTAGGTGCTGTTCACGTGGTCGCTGGCTTTGATTATTCTTACGGAAAGCTTGGTAAAGGTACGATGGAAACTCTACCGTTTCATTCAAGACAAGCTTTCACCTTTACCGTTGTTCCAAAGCTCGAAAGCCATGATGAAAAAATTAGTTCAACTTTAATCAGAGATAATATAAAAAATGGTCAACTTGAGACTCTTCCGGAGTTACTCGGCCGTTACTATACGACAACAGGAATAGTTGTTCACGGTGACAAAAGAGGAAGAACGATAGGGTTTCCAACAGCAAATATTGACCTAAATGAGGAGTATATTTTGCCGCCACTAGGTGTTCACGCTGTACGAATGCTTGTAAATGGAAAATGGCAAGAAGGTGTGTGTAACATCGGGTTTAAACCAACTTTTAAAAAGGAAAAATCCAATAGGCCAAGTGTCGAAGTCCATATTTTTGACTTTGATGAACAAATATATGGAGAGTATGTAACGATAGAATGGCATAAATACCTCCGTTCGGAACAGAAATTTACTGGAATTGATGAACTTGTGGCACAAATCGAGCGAGATAAACAAAATTCACTGCTTTACTTTGAAAATTCAAAGACTAAGCCTTGCAATTTGTCATAA
- the pnp gene encoding polyribonucleotide nucleotidyltransferase: MGQDKKIYSIEWAGRKLSVEIGQLAKQANGAVLVRYGDTAVLSTATASKEPKKLDFFPLTVNYEERLYAVGKIPGGFIKREGRPSEKAILASRLIDRPIRPLFADGFRNEVQVVSMVMSVDQDCSSEMAAMFGSSLALSVSDIPFEGPIAGVTVGRIDGQFIINPSVAETEKSDMHLVVAGTKDAINMVEAGAEEVPEETMLEAIMFGHEEIKRLIAFQEEIAAEIGKEKTEVNLYQLDAELEAEIREMCEADMIKAIQVQEKHAREDAIRAVKDTVIAKYEEEKAEDEDLKQVKQILDKMVKGEVRRLITEEKVRPDGRNPEEIRPLSSEVALLPRTHGSGLFTRGQTQALSICTLGALGDVQILDGLGIEEEKRFMHHYNFPNFSVGETGPMRGPGRREIGHGALGERALEPIIPSEKDFPYTIRLVSEVLESNGSTSQASICASTLAMMDAGVPIKAPVAGIAMGLVKSGEHYTILTDIQGMEDHLGDMDFKVAGTSKGVTALQMDIKIEGLSRQILEEALQQAKKGRMQILDSMLATISTPKGQLSKYAPKIITIYINPDKIRDVIGPSGKQINKIIEETGVKIDIEQDGTVFISSTNEEMNQKAKKIIEDIVREVEIGQMYLGKVKRIEKFGAFVELFSGKDGLVHISELAEERVGKVEDVVAIGDEILVKVMEIDKQGRVNLSRKVVLKEQREQKEQAQK, from the coding sequence ATGGGACAAGACAAGAAAATCTATTCGATAGAATGGGCTGGTCGTAAGCTTTCCGTCGAAATTGGGCAGCTTGCTAAACAAGCAAACGGCGCTGTGCTCGTTCGCTATGGCGATACAGCAGTACTTAGTACGGCTACAGCATCGAAGGAACCGAAGAAACTCGATTTCTTTCCATTAACAGTAAACTATGAGGAGCGTCTATACGCGGTAGGTAAAATTCCTGGTGGATTTATTAAGCGTGAAGGACGTCCGAGTGAAAAAGCAATACTAGCTAGCCGTTTAATTGACAGACCGATTCGTCCATTGTTTGCTGATGGGTTCCGTAATGAAGTTCAAGTAGTTAGTATGGTAATGAGTGTGGATCAAGACTGCTCATCTGAAATGGCAGCTATGTTTGGTTCATCTCTGGCACTTTCTGTTTCAGATATTCCTTTTGAAGGTCCAATTGCAGGTGTAACAGTTGGCCGCATTGATGGTCAATTTATTATTAATCCTTCTGTTGCAGAAACAGAAAAGAGCGATATGCACTTAGTTGTTGCTGGAACAAAAGATGCTATTAACATGGTTGAAGCCGGCGCAGAAGAAGTACCAGAAGAAACGATGCTAGAAGCAATAATGTTTGGACATGAAGAAATCAAGAGATTAATCGCATTCCAAGAAGAAATTGCTGCTGAAATCGGGAAAGAAAAGACTGAAGTGAATTTATATCAACTAGATGCTGAACTTGAAGCGGAAATTCGTGAAATGTGCGAAGCAGACATGATTAAAGCCATTCAAGTTCAAGAAAAGCATGCTCGTGAAGATGCTATCCGTGCGGTAAAGGATACGGTTATTGCAAAATACGAGGAAGAAAAAGCAGAAGACGAAGACTTAAAACAAGTAAAACAAATTTTAGATAAAATGGTTAAAGGCGAAGTTCGCCGTTTAATTACAGAAGAAAAGGTTAGACCTGATGGCCGTAATCCAGAGGAGATTCGTCCGCTATCATCAGAGGTAGCTCTGCTTCCTCGTACACATGGTTCTGGTCTGTTCACACGTGGACAAACTCAAGCATTGAGTATTTGTACACTTGGGGCTTTAGGAGATGTACAAATCCTAGACGGACTAGGAATCGAAGAAGAAAAGCGGTTCATGCACCACTATAACTTCCCGAATTTCTCTGTTGGAGAAACTGGTCCTATGCGTGGACCTGGTCGCCGTGAAATTGGACATGGTGCGTTAGGTGAGCGTGCATTAGAACCAATTATTCCTTCTGAAAAGGATTTCCCATACACGATTCGTCTCGTATCAGAAGTGTTAGAATCAAACGGTTCTACATCCCAAGCAAGTATATGTGCGAGTACTTTGGCTATGATGGACGCTGGTGTTCCAATTAAAGCTCCTGTAGCTGGTATTGCGATGGGTCTTGTGAAATCTGGTGAGCATTACACAATCCTTACTGATATCCAAGGAATGGAAGACCATCTGGGCGATATGGACTTTAAAGTGGCTGGTACGTCAAAAGGTGTAACAGCATTACAAATGGATATTAAAATCGAAGGCTTATCAAGACAAATTCTTGAAGAAGCATTGCAGCAAGCAAAGAAAGGCCGTATGCAAATTCTTGATTCCATGCTTGCGACGATTTCAACTCCGAAAGGACAGCTTTCTAAGTACGCACCAAAGATTATTACAATCTATATCAACCCTGATAAGATTCGTGATGTTATTGGACCAAGCGGAAAGCAAATCAATAAGATTATTGAAGAAACTGGCGTAAAAATTGATATCGAGCAAGATGGTACAGTCTTCATCTCATCTACTAATGAAGAAATGAACCAAAAAGCTAAGAAAATCATTGAAGACATCGTTCGTGAAGTTGAAATTGGACAAATGTATTTAGGGAAAGTAAAACGAATTGAAAAATTCGGAGCATTTGTTGAGCTATTTAGCGGAAAAGATGGATTAGTTCACATTTCTGAACTTGCTGAAGAAAGAGTAGGCAAAGTAGAAGATGTAGTGGCTATTGGTGATGAGATCTTAGTGAAAGTTATGGAAATTGATAAGCAAGGCCGTGTAAACTTGTCACGTAAAGTCGTTCTTAAGGAACAACGTGAACAAAAAGAACAAGCCCAAAAATAA
- a CDS encoding M16 family metallopeptidase yields the protein MIKRYTCQNGVRIVLENIPTVRSVAIGVWIGTGSRNETPENNGISHFLEHMFFKGTKTRSAREIAESFDSIGGQVNAFTSKEYTCYYAKVLDTHASFALDVLSDMFFHSTFVAEELDKEKNVVYEEIKMYDDTPDDIVHDLLSKAIYENHSLGYPILGTEDTLATFTGDTLKQYMHDTYTPENVVISVAGNISEAFIQEVEKLFGSYEAGKSNNQFEKPEFHTNRLSRKKETEQAHLCIGFEGLQVGDEEIYNLITLNNILGGSMSSRLFQEVREQRGLAYSVYSYHSSFQDSGVITIYGGTGAKQLDVLFDTIQETLSKLKAEGITDKELRNSKEQLKGSLMLSLESTNSRMSRNGKNELLLGRHRTLDEIVEQIDAVSKDGVDAMANKIFNDKYSVSLISPDGVLPKNI from the coding sequence GTGATAAAGAGATATACATGCCAAAATGGGGTTAGAATTGTTTTAGAAAATATCCCTACGGTTCGTTCCGTCGCAATCGGAGTTTGGATCGGAACTGGCTCCCGAAATGAAACACCTGAAAATAATGGAATTTCGCATTTTCTTGAGCATATGTTCTTTAAAGGAACAAAAACAAGAAGTGCTAGGGAAATTGCAGAAAGCTTTGATAGCATTGGTGGACAAGTGAACGCCTTTACATCCAAGGAATATACTTGCTATTATGCGAAGGTTCTCGATACCCATGCTAGCTTTGCTCTTGATGTATTATCTGATATGTTTTTCCACTCGACATTTGTTGCTGAAGAATTAGATAAAGAAAAGAATGTGGTATATGAAGAAATTAAAATGTATGATGACACACCAGATGACATCGTTCATGATCTTTTAAGTAAAGCGATTTATGAAAACCATTCTCTCGGGTATCCAATCTTGGGAACAGAGGATACCTTAGCAACCTTTACAGGAGACACGCTAAAGCAATATATGCATGATACATACACGCCGGAAAATGTGGTTATTTCGGTTGCAGGAAATATTTCTGAAGCCTTTATTCAAGAAGTCGAGAAGTTGTTCGGGTCATACGAGGCAGGAAAATCGAACAATCAATTTGAAAAGCCTGAGTTTCATACAAACCGACTTTCAAGAAAGAAAGAAACGGAGCAAGCCCATTTATGTATAGGATTTGAAGGGTTACAGGTTGGGGATGAGGAAATTTATAACCTGATCACTCTAAATAATATATTAGGTGGAAGTATGAGTAGTAGGTTGTTCCAAGAGGTTCGTGAACAGCGTGGTCTTGCATATTCTGTGTATTCTTATCATTCCTCGTTCCAAGATTCTGGAGTAATCACGATTTACGGTGGTACAGGTGCAAAGCAGTTGGACGTATTATTTGATACGATTCAAGAAACCTTGTCAAAGCTAAAGGCTGAAGGTATTACAGATAAGGAGCTTCGAAATAGTAAGGAGCAGCTAAAGGGTAGCTTAATGCTTAGCCTTGAAAGTACCAATAGTAGGATGAGTCGTAACGGGAAGAACGAGCTTCTATTAGGAAGACATCGTACGCTTGATGAAATTGTTGAGCAAATTGATGCCGTTTCAAAAGATGGTGTAGATGCTATGGCTAATAAAATTTTCAATGACAAGTATTCTGTGTCCTTGATTAGTCCTGACGGAGTTCTTCCAAAAAATATATAA
- the dpaA gene encoding dipicolinic acid synthetase subunit A, with product MLTGMQIAVIGGDARQLEIVRKLTELDAKLSLIGFEQLDHAFTGAVKEKMDEVVFSDIDAIILPVAGTNMEGQVETIFSNEKVVLTAEHLEQTPEHCTIYSGISNAYLNKITGDSKRRLVKLFERDDVAIYNSIPTVEGTIMMAIQHTDFTIHGSTIMVLGLGRVGMSVARTFSALGAKVKVGARKGEHIARITEMALTPFHLDELSQQVKDVDICINTIPDLVVTASVISRMPTHTLIIDLASKPGGTDFRYAEKRGIKALLAPGLPGIVAPKTAGQILANVLSQLLLDDMQSRKGK from the coding sequence ATGCTAACAGGGATGCAAATAGCAGTCATAGGCGGAGACGCAAGACAGCTCGAAATCGTCCGAAAGCTAACAGAGCTCGATGCGAAGCTCTCTTTGATTGGCTTTGAGCAACTCGACCATGCCTTTACTGGTGCAGTAAAGGAGAAAATGGATGAAGTAGTATTTTCAGATATAGATGCGATCATTTTGCCGGTAGCTGGAACGAATATGGAAGGTCAAGTAGAAACGATCTTCTCGAATGAAAAAGTAGTTTTAACAGCAGAACACTTAGAGCAAACACCAGAACATTGTACGATTTATTCCGGAATTTCCAATGCATACTTGAATAAAATTACGGGTGACTCCAAACGAAGACTCGTGAAATTGTTCGAACGGGACGATGTTGCTATCTATAATTCCATACCGACAGTAGAAGGTACGATTATGATGGCAATTCAGCACACCGACTTTACTATACATGGATCAACGATTATGGTGCTTGGTTTAGGGAGAGTAGGAATGAGTGTGGCACGCACATTCTCTGCTTTAGGAGCAAAAGTGAAAGTGGGAGCGAGAAAAGGAGAGCATATTGCTCGAATTACTGAAATGGCTTTAACACCATTTCACCTTGACGAACTATCGCAACAGGTGAAGGATGTTGATATTTGTATCAATACGATTCCTGATTTAGTCGTCACGGCTTCCGTTATCTCAAGAATGCCTACTCATACACTGATCATTGATTTAGCATCAAAGCCTGGTGGAACCGACTTTCGATATGCTGAAAAAAGGGGAATAAAAGCTCTTTTGGCCCCAGGACTTCCAGGCATCGTTGCTCCAAAAACGGCAGGTCAAATTTTGGCAAACGTTCTTTCTCAACTGCTGTTGGATGATATGCAATCAAGAAAGGGGAAGTAA
- a CDS encoding polysaccharide deacetylase family protein: protein MKKLITITIIGMLSIMLVNNPLTDRYVHGLKVINIPASGQKNALYMEIEEIAKEYEKPAQDAKIDPVWKAIPGYNGLKVDISASYAKMKKDGKFDAAKLVYIQTTPAVHLKDLPPTAIYKGHPDKPMVSFIINVAWGNEYLGPILETLKKNNVHASFFLEGRWVKENPEFAKMIVEAGHEVGNHSYTHPDMKQISSAKIREEIVKTNEVIKATTGEEVVWLAPPSGSYREEVVKIAAEYKLGTVMWSVDTIDWQKPTPEQLINRVMGKVHKGAMILMHPTDSTAKALDELIKRIKLEKYEINTVSELFSEERIMKKSVLNEQE, encoded by the coding sequence ATGAAGAAACTAATTACTATTACTATAATTGGTATGCTCTCTATTATGTTAGTTAATAATCCGCTTACGGATCGATACGTACATGGATTAAAGGTGATAAATATTCCTGCTTCAGGTCAAAAAAATGCCCTGTATATGGAGATTGAAGAAATAGCAAAAGAATACGAAAAACCAGCTCAAGATGCAAAGATTGACCCTGTTTGGAAGGCCATCCCTGGATATAATGGCTTAAAAGTCGACATTTCTGCAAGTTATGCTAAGATGAAAAAGGACGGGAAATTCGATGCAGCCAAACTCGTATACATACAGACAACACCCGCAGTTCATTTAAAGGATTTGCCCCCGACCGCCATTTATAAAGGCCACCCAGATAAGCCAATGGTTTCGTTTATTATAAATGTTGCATGGGGAAATGAGTACCTTGGACCAATTTTGGAAACGTTAAAAAAGAATAATGTTCATGCAAGCTTTTTTCTTGAAGGAAGATGGGTAAAAGAAAATCCGGAGTTTGCAAAAATGATTGTTGAGGCCGGTCATGAAGTTGGTAACCATTCTTACACTCATCCAGATATGAAGCAAATTTCTTCAGCCAAAATTCGGGAAGAAATTGTGAAAACAAACGAAGTGATAAAAGCTACAACGGGAGAGGAAGTTGTCTGGCTCGCTCCACCAAGCGGAAGCTACCGTGAGGAAGTAGTGAAGATTGCAGCAGAGTATAAGCTTGGAACTGTCATGTGGAGTGTCGATACCATTGACTGGCAAAAGCCAACCCCAGAGCAACTTATCAACCGTGTGATGGGTAAAGTGCATAAAGGAGCTATGATTCTCATGCATCCAACCGATTCAACGGCAAAAGCTCTTGATGAGCTTATAAAACGAATTAAGCTTGAAAAATATGAAATTAATACGGTGTCTGAGTTATTTAGTGAAGAACGGATCATGAAGAAATCGGTATTAAATGAGCAAGAATAA
- the dpaB gene encoding dipicolinate synthase subunit B, with the protein MSLQGKKIGFGLTGSHCTYDAVYPEIENLINAGAEVLPVVTNTVKNTTTRFGKGEDWIERIEKLTGNKVIDSIVGAEPLGPKIPLDCMIIAPLTGNSMSKFANAMTDSPVLMAAKATLRNGKPVVLGISTNDALGLNGVNLMRLMATKNIYFIPYGQDDPVKKPNSLVARMTMLSDTVEAALSGRQIQPVLVERYKDAQ; encoded by the coding sequence ATGAGCTTACAAGGGAAAAAAATCGGCTTCGGTTTAACGGGTTCTCACTGTACGTATGATGCTGTATATCCAGAAATCGAGAATCTTATCAATGCTGGTGCAGAAGTATTACCAGTGGTAACAAATACCGTCAAAAATACAACTACTCGCTTTGGAAAAGGTGAGGATTGGATTGAAAGAATTGAAAAGTTAACTGGAAATAAAGTGATTGATTCGATTGTTGGTGCAGAGCCGCTAGGACCAAAGATTCCATTAGACTGCATGATTATCGCTCCACTAACTGGAAATTCAATGAGTAAATTTGCTAATGCGATGACTGATTCTCCTGTGTTAATGGCTGCCAAAGCGACGTTACGAAATGGAAAACCCGTAGTATTAGGGATTTCCACAAATGATGCTCTTGGCTTAAATGGAGTCAATTTGATGAGATTGATGGCGACAAAAAATATATATTTTATTCCGTACGGTCAAGATGACCCAGTTAAAAAACCAAATTCATTAGTCGCACGTATGACCATGCTATCCGATACAGTGGAAGCTGCTCTTTCTGGCCGACAAATTCAACCAGTACTCGTCGAAAGGTATAAAGATGCACAGTAG
- the dapG gene encoding aspartate kinase encodes MRMIVQKFGGTSVKDEKSRNLAIGHIKNALAEGYKVVVVVSAMGRKGDPYATDTLLSLIGGAQSLISKREQDLILSCGEAISSVVFSNLLLEAGVNATSLTGAQAGFLTTDDHTNAKIIKMKCERVLEELEQHDVVVVAGFQGAAQNGDITTIGRGGSDTSAAALGAALKAEVIDIFTDVEGIMTADPRIAENARPLGVVTYTEVCNMAYQGAKVIHPRAVEIAMQAKVPIRIRSTYSDGEGTLVTSTSNDHRGSDIKERTVTGIAHLSPVTQIKVLAKKGQYNLQAEVFKSMANEKISVDFINISPNGVVYTVSSEMTDKALTVLRDLGHEPEFEKNCAKVSVVGAGIAGVPGVTSKIVSALSENGIRILQSADSHTTIWVLVKEDDLVTAVNSLHDAFNLDEEN; translated from the coding sequence ATGAGAATGATTGTTCAGAAATTCGGTGGCACTTCAGTAAAAGATGAAAAAAGTCGAAATCTTGCAATTGGACATATTAAAAATGCATTAGCTGAAGGGTATAAAGTGGTGGTCGTTGTATCCGCTATGGGTAGAAAAGGTGATCCATATGCTACAGACACTCTGCTTTCCCTTATCGGCGGTGCACAAAGTCTAATTTCTAAACGTGAACAGGACTTAATCCTGTCATGTGGGGAAGCCATTTCGAGTGTGGTCTTCTCTAACTTACTGCTTGAGGCAGGGGTTAACGCAACATCGTTAACTGGTGCGCAAGCAGGTTTTCTAACTACTGATGACCATACAAATGCGAAAATTATTAAGATGAAATGTGAGCGTGTGCTTGAAGAACTAGAACAACACGATGTAGTGGTTGTTGCAGGCTTTCAAGGTGCTGCTCAAAATGGTGACATTACTACGATAGGACGTGGAGGAAGTGACACGTCAGCTGCAGCACTCGGAGCAGCTTTAAAAGCGGAGGTTATCGACATATTTACAGATGTCGAAGGAATTATGACAGCAGATCCTAGAATTGCTGAAAATGCTAGACCACTTGGGGTTGTTACGTATACAGAAGTATGTAATATGGCGTATCAGGGTGCGAAAGTCATTCACCCAAGAGCGGTTGAAATTGCTATGCAAGCGAAGGTGCCGATCCGAATTCGTTCTACTTATTCGGATGGAGAAGGAACGCTTGTTACTTCTACTTCGAATGATCATCGCGGAAGTGATATAAAAGAACGGACAGTAACAGGTATTGCACATCTTTCACCTGTTACTCAAATTAAAGTGCTTGCTAAAAAAGGTCAATATAACCTTCAAGCTGAAGTGTTTAAATCAATGGCCAATGAGAAGATTAGCGTTGATTTTATTAACATTTCACCTAATGGCGTGGTTTACACCGTATCCAGTGAAATGACGGATAAGGCACTTACCGTTCTTCGTGATTTGGGTCATGAACCTGAGTTTGAGAAAAACTGTGCAAAAGTATCTGTTGTAGGTGCAGGAATCGCAGGTGTTCCCGGAGTTACTTCAAAGATTGTATCAGCTCTTTCTGAAAATGGAATTCGTATCCTTCAATCGGCTGATAGTCATACAACGATATGGGTTCTTGTTAAGGAAGATGATCTTGTAACAGCCGTTAACTCGTTGCATGATGCCTTTAACCTTGATGAAGAGAACTAA
- a CDS encoding YlmC/YmxH family sporulation protein: protein MRLSELSGKEIVDVKKAERLGILGQTDLEINESNGQIQALLIPSVKWFGFKRQGGEVRVPWKHIKTIGTDMIIIDIQEE, encoded by the coding sequence TTGAGACTAAGTGAATTGAGCGGGAAGGAAATTGTAGATGTCAAAAAAGCAGAAAGGCTTGGTATACTTGGTCAGACGGATTTAGAGATAAACGAAAGCAATGGCCAAATACAGGCTCTTTTAATTCCCTCGGTCAAATGGTTTGGTTTTAAAAGGCAAGGTGGAGAGGTAAGAGTTCCATGGAAGCATATAAAAACAATTGGGACGGATATGATTATCATTGATATTCAAGAGGAGTAA
- the rpsO gene encoding 30S ribosomal protein S15: protein MAITKERKNELINEYKTHESDTGSPEVQIAVLTEEINNLNEHLRTHKKDHHSRRGLLKMVGRRRNLLTYLRNKDVTRYRELITKLGLRR from the coding sequence ATGGCAATCACTAAAGAACGTAAAAATGAACTTATTAATGAGTACAAAACTCATGAAAGCGACACTGGATCTCCAGAAGTTCAAATCGCTGTCCTTACTGAGGAAATCAACAACTTAAATGAACACTTACGTACTCATAAGAAGGACCACCACTCACGTCGCGGTCTTTTAAAAATGGTAGGTAGACGTCGTAACTTATTAACATACCTTCGTAACAAGGATGTTACTCGTTACCGTGAACTAATCACGAAGCTTGGCTTACGTCGCTAA
- the asd gene encoding aspartate-semialdehyde dehydrogenase: MALSEKGFHVAVVGATGAVGQQMIQTLENREFPISKLTLLSSPRSAGSKVLFKGVEHTVQVAKPESFEGVDIALFSAGGSVSLELAPEAVKHGAIVVDNTSAFRMDENVPLVVPEVNEMDLHEHKGIIANPNCSTIQMVVALEPMRKQYGLNKIIVSTYQAVSGSGAAAVEELYEQTKAIVANETYEPKILPVKSDKKHYQIAFNAIPQIDKFQENGFTYEEMKMINETKKIMHLPEIQVAATCVRLPVATGHSESLFVEVDQAGVTAQDVKNLLENAPGVVLQDDPENQLYPMPANCVGKNDVFVGRIRKDLDNEKGFHMWVVSDNLLKGAAWNSVQIAESLVKLGIVK, encoded by the coding sequence ATGGCATTATCAGAAAAAGGATTTCATGTAGCTGTTGTGGGAGCAACAGGAGCAGTAGGTCAACAAATGATTCAAACTCTTGAAAATAGAGAATTCCCAATCTCAAAATTAACGTTATTATCATCACCACGTTCAGCTGGTAGTAAAGTCCTTTTTAAAGGCGTAGAACATACAGTTCAAGTAGCAAAGCCAGAGAGCTTTGAAGGGGTCGATATTGCGTTATTTAGTGCAGGTGGAAGCGTATCACTTGAACTAGCACCAGAAGCGGTTAAGCATGGTGCTATTGTTGTGGATAACACAAGCGCATTCCGCATGGATGAAAATGTTCCACTTGTTGTACCTGAAGTAAATGAAATGGACTTACATGAACATAAAGGAATTATTGCTAATCCGAATTGCTCTACGATCCAAATGGTCGTAGCATTAGAACCAATGCGTAAGCAATATGGATTAAATAAAATTATCGTTTCAACGTATCAAGCGGTTTCTGGATCTGGTGCGGCAGCGGTGGAAGAGTTGTACGAGCAAACAAAAGCTATCGTAGCTAATGAAACTTACGAACCAAAAATTTTGCCAGTAAAATCTGATAAAAAGCATTATCAAATTGCTTTTAATGCGATTCCGCAAATTGATAAGTTTCAAGAAAATGGATTTACGTATGAAGAAATGAAAATGATTAATGAAACTAAGAAAATTATGCATTTACCAGAAATTCAAGTAGCAGCTACTTGCGTTCGTCTCCCAGTTGCAACAGGACACTCTGAGTCACTGTTTGTTGAAGTAGACCAAGCGGGTGTAACGGCACAGGATGTGAAGAACTTACTTGAGAATGCACCAGGAGTGGTGCTACAAGATGACCCGGAAAACCAACTATATCCAATGCCTGCAAATTGTGTTGGTAAAAATGATGTATTTGTTGGACGTATTCGTAAGGATTTGGACAATGAAAAAGGCTTCCATATGTGGGTTGTTTCAGATAATCTCCTTAAAGGAGCTGCGTGGAACTCTGTCCAAATCGCAGAAAGTTTAGTGAAGTTAGGTATTGTGAAATAG